A single region of the Bacillus cereus genome encodes:
- a CDS encoding kinase-associated lipoprotein B, whose product MRETFEIGEIVTGIYKTGKYIGEITNSRPGSYVVKVLAVLKHPVQGDLHNVKQADVPFFHERRALAFREQTNIPEQMVKKYEGEIPDYTKSLKLALETQMNSFSEDDSPFAGRSLETLQQLKQDYKL is encoded by the coding sequence ATGAGAGAAACATTTGAAATTGGTGAAATCGTTACGGGTATTTATAAAACGGGAAAATACATAGGCGAAATTACAAATAGCCGTCCTGGCAGTTACGTCGTAAAAGTATTAGCTGTTTTAAAACATCCGGTGCAAGGTGATTTACATAATGTAAAACAAGCTGATGTACCATTCTTCCATGAAAGACGCGCTTTAGCTTTTCGTGAACAGACGAACATTCCAGAGCAAATGGTGAAAAAATATGAAGGAGAAATTCCGGATTATACAAAGTCACTAAAATTAGCATTAGAAACACAAATGAATTCATTTTCTGAAGATGATTCACCTTTTGCGGGGCGTAGTCTAGAAACACTTCAGCAATTGAAGCAAGATTACAAACTTTAA
- a CDS encoding potassium channel family protein, which yields MKSRPNLVDTFRDSIIFRLICFIIVLTAFSGFLIHTLEPAHFTTWFDGVWWSIVTIFTVGYGDFAPHTTIGKLIGIGIILLGTGFCSYYMVLFATEMISKQYMKIKGEEAATSNGHMIIVGWNERAKHVVKQMHVLQPNLDIVLIDETLSLLPKPFHHLEFIKGCPHHDQTLLKANITTAHTILITADKEKNESLADTQSILNILTAKGLNPNIHCIAELLTSEQIQNATRAGASEIIEGNKLTSYVFTASLLFPSISGVLFSLYNEISDNKLQLMDLPSSCTGQTFANCSYTLLKQNILLLGVKRDEQYMINPVHSSILIESDILIVIHH from the coding sequence TTGAAATCCCGTCCAAATTTAGTAGATACATTTCGTGATTCCATTATTTTTCGTTTAATCTGTTTTATCATTGTACTTACTGCTTTTTCTGGCTTTCTTATACATACACTCGAGCCAGCTCACTTCACCACATGGTTCGACGGGGTTTGGTGGTCAATCGTCACCATTTTCACCGTTGGATACGGCGATTTTGCCCCCCATACAACGATAGGAAAACTTATTGGTATCGGTATTATTCTATTAGGAACCGGATTTTGTTCTTATTATATGGTTCTGTTCGCTACTGAAATGATTAGTAAACAATATATGAAGATTAAAGGAGAAGAAGCTGCGACTTCTAACGGCCATATGATTATTGTCGGCTGGAACGAACGGGCAAAACACGTTGTAAAACAAATGCACGTATTACAACCAAACCTTGATATCGTTTTAATTGATGAAACACTTTCTTTACTTCCAAAACCATTTCATCATTTAGAATTTATAAAGGGTTGCCCCCATCACGATCAAACGTTATTAAAAGCTAATATTACAACGGCTCACACTATATTAATAACAGCAGATAAAGAAAAAAATGAAAGCTTAGCTGATACACAGTCCATTTTAAATATTTTAACTGCAAAAGGGCTCAACCCAAATATTCACTGCATCGCTGAACTTCTTACTTCTGAACAAATCCAAAACGCAACGAGAGCTGGTGCATCAGAAATTATAGAAGGAAATAAATTAACGAGCTATGTATTTACCGCATCTCTTTTATTCCCTTCCATTTCAGGTGTACTATTCTCACTTTATAATGAAATCTCTGATAACAAATTACAACTGATGGATCTCCCTTCGTCCTGCACCGGACAAACCTTTGCAAATTGTAGCTATACTCTTTTAAAGCAAAACATTCTCTTACTAGGTGTAAAGCGCGACGAGCAATATATGATCAATCCAGTTCATTCTTCCATTCTTATCGAAAGCGACATACTCATTGTTATTCACCATTAA
- a CDS encoding alpha/beta fold hydrolase has protein sequence MNHECKCPYFTFSTRGTTIHYELYEHNNKKERPTFVLVHGFLSSSFSYRRLIPLLTKEGTVIALDLPPFGKSDKSHLFKYSYHNLATIIIDLIEHLSLSNIVLVGHSMGGQISLYVNRIRPELISKTILLCSSSYLARANLPLMYTSYLPFFHLYVKNWIIRRGIVHNLMNVVHDHSLIDDEMKEGYSAPFYDDRIFPALTRMIRDREGDLSSSELQKIETPVLLIWGEKDRVVPVHVGHRLHKDLPNSTFISYENTGHLLPEEKPEHVYEEIMTFSAL, from the coding sequence ATGAACCATGAATGCAAATGTCCTTACTTCACTTTTTCCACTCGCGGCACTACTATTCATTACGAATTGTATGAACATAATAATAAAAAAGAGCGACCTACTTTCGTACTCGTTCACGGCTTCTTATCTTCCTCATTTAGCTATCGACGGCTCATTCCTTTACTAACAAAGGAAGGTACAGTAATCGCCCTTGATTTACCACCATTCGGAAAAAGTGATAAATCTCATCTCTTTAAGTATTCTTATCACAATTTAGCAACAATTATTATCGATTTAATTGAACATTTATCGCTCTCAAATATTGTATTAGTTGGTCATTCTATGGGTGGGCAAATTTCTCTCTATGTAAACCGTATACGTCCTGAACTAATCTCAAAGACGATTTTACTATGTAGCTCTAGCTATTTAGCACGCGCAAACTTACCTTTAATGTATACTTCTTATTTACCGTTCTTTCATTTATACGTAAAGAACTGGATTATACGGCGCGGTATTGTTCACAACTTAATGAATGTCGTTCATGATCACTCATTAATTGACGATGAAATGAAAGAAGGTTACTCCGCCCCTTTTTATGATGATCGTATATTCCCTGCCTTAACTCGAATGATAAGAGACCGTGAAGGTGACCTATCTTCAAGCGAATTACAAAAAATCGAAACACCAGTATTACTCATTTGGGGTGAAAAAGATCGCGTCGTTCCTGTACATGTAGGACACCGTCTTCATAAAGATTTACCTAATTCAACATTTATCTCTTACGAAAATACAGGGCACTTACTACCAGAAGAAAAGCCCGAGCATGTTTATGAAGAAATCATGACATTTTCCGCACTGTGA
- a CDS encoding DUF378 domain-containing protein, protein MSTLQRIALVFTVIGAVNWGLIGFFQFDLVAAIFGGQNSALARIIYGIVGISGLINLGLLFKPSENLGTHPETNEIR, encoded by the coding sequence ATGAGTACATTGCAACGTATTGCATTAGTCTTTACTGTAATTGGTGCTGTAAACTGGGGACTAATCGGGTTCTTCCAGTTTGACTTAGTAGCAGCCATTTTCGGCGGACAAAACTCAGCTCTCGCACGTATTATTTACGGCATCGTTGGTATATCTGGGCTTATCAATCTTGGTTTACTCTTTAAACCATCTGAAAATCTTGGTACACACCCAGAAACAAACGAAATTCGATAA
- a CDS encoding Lrp/AsnC family transcriptional regulator produces the protein MVTEKELELLACLEKSSRLSVDTLAKLLNIEVEEVKKMVARLENEKIIVDYVTHIDWTKVKEHTGLTAMIDVKVTPKHDVGFDAVAEQIYRYSEVKSVYLMSGTYDLSITLEGKTMGEVAMFVSEKLATIESVVSTTTHFILKKYKHEGVIYEKDDDDKRIVVTP, from the coding sequence ATGGTGACAGAAAAAGAATTAGAATTATTAGCTTGTCTTGAAAAGAGTAGTCGATTATCTGTAGATACATTAGCGAAGCTGTTAAATATAGAGGTAGAAGAAGTGAAGAAGATGGTTGCGAGATTAGAAAATGAAAAGATTATTGTGGATTATGTAACACATATTGATTGGACGAAGGTGAAAGAACATACAGGTTTAACGGCGATGATCGATGTGAAAGTTACGCCAAAGCACGACGTTGGGTTTGATGCGGTTGCTGAACAAATTTATCGTTATTCAGAAGTGAAATCCGTTTATTTAATGTCAGGGACATATGATCTTTCTATTACATTAGAAGGGAAAACGATGGGGGAAGTAGCGATGTTTGTTTCTGAGAAATTAGCAACAATTGAATCTGTCGTTTCTACAACTACTCATTTCATTTTGAAGAAGTATAAACATGAGGGCGTTATTTATGAAAAAGACGATGATGATAAGCGAATTGTGGTGACACCATGA
- a CDS encoding YugN-like family protein, whose amino-acid sequence MIPIQSNLEGSTYALYKLEEVMKPLGYSIGGNWDYDKGCFDYKIDEEEGYQFLRVPFTAVDGELDVPGVIVRLETPYILSHVYQDELDDNVNALTAGTSGLDQFAEPQDPDGDVKRKYVNIGKVLVQELENHFFNGE is encoded by the coding sequence TTGATTCCGATTCAATCAAATTTAGAAGGAAGTACATATGCGTTATATAAGTTAGAAGAGGTTATGAAACCACTTGGATATAGTATTGGCGGCAATTGGGATTATGATAAAGGATGCTTTGATTATAAAATCGACGAAGAAGAAGGGTATCAATTTTTACGCGTACCATTTACAGCGGTGGATGGGGAACTAGATGTGCCTGGTGTAATAGTCCGTCTTGAAACACCGTATATTCTTTCGCACGTATATCAAGACGAACTAGATGATAATGTTAATGCTTTAACAGCTGGAACGAGTGGATTGGATCAATTTGCGGAGCCGCAAGATCCAGATGGAGATGTGAAGAGAAAGTATGTCAATATTGGTAAAGTATTGGTACAAGAACTAGAAAATCATTTTTTTAATGGTGAATAA
- a CDS encoding YugE family protein, with the protein MGAYEKMIELVKNWDPFQMGPEFYETEASDVVNVVSVFDDPKYIAKKIQHIYFMSFEEVPALEKCEKLAVELLVLKEGGSCSL; encoded by the coding sequence ATGGGTGCATATGAAAAGATGATTGAGCTTGTGAAAAATTGGGACCCGTTTCAAATGGGACCGGAGTTTTATGAAACAGAAGCGAGCGATGTTGTGAACGTTGTAAGTGTGTTTGACGATCCAAAATATATCGCAAAGAAGATTCAACATATATACTTTATGTCTTTTGAGGAAGTACCTGCACTTGAAAAATGTGAGAAATTAGCTGTGGAGTTACTTGTACTAAAAGAGGGCGGAAGTTGTTCATTGTAG
- a CDS encoding 2-hydroxyacid dehydrogenase, giving the protein MGIKRKGDGTVKPKVYIAEPVPTFVENYLSEHCDFDKWDQNEKVPRDVLLEKIKDKDGLLNFGSAINEELLDVAPNLKVVSNISVGYDNFDLTAMEKKNVIGTNTPYVLDDTVADLVFALMLSAGRRVCELNSYVKNGEWNAEIGKEHFGLDVHHSTIGIIGMGRIGEAVAKRAKFGFDMDVLYYNRRRKEEAEQKFDATYCDLQTLIKQSDFIILLTPLTDETYHLIGEKEFSLMKETAIFINASRGKTVDETALIHALTEKQIFAAGIDTFTQEPIQKDNPLLSLQNVVTLPHIGSATLKTRQQMAMTAAENLVAGLQGKTPPNIVRR; this is encoded by the coding sequence ATCGGGATTAAGAGGAAAGGGGATGGAACCGTGAAACCAAAAGTATATATTGCCGAACCAGTTCCAACATTTGTAGAAAACTATTTATCAGAACACTGTGATTTTGATAAATGGGATCAAAACGAGAAAGTACCTCGTGATGTTCTATTGGAGAAAATAAAAGATAAAGATGGGTTATTAAATTTCGGATCTGCTATTAATGAAGAATTGTTAGATGTAGCTCCTAACTTAAAAGTAGTGAGTAACATTTCTGTTGGTTACGATAATTTTGATTTAACAGCGATGGAAAAGAAAAATGTTATCGGAACGAATACTCCATATGTATTAGATGATACAGTAGCTGACCTCGTTTTTGCTCTTATGTTATCTGCTGGTCGCCGTGTTTGCGAACTCAATTCCTATGTAAAAAATGGTGAATGGAACGCTGAAATCGGAAAAGAACACTTCGGACTAGATGTACATCATAGTACGATCGGTATTATCGGAATGGGACGAATCGGAGAAGCTGTCGCAAAACGAGCGAAATTTGGATTTGATATGGATGTCCTTTACTATAACCGTCGCCGTAAAGAAGAAGCCGAACAAAAATTTGATGCTACATATTGTGATTTACAAACTCTAATCAAACAATCTGACTTTATTATTCTTCTTACGCCATTAACAGATGAAACATATCATCTTATCGGGGAGAAGGAGTTTTCATTAATGAAAGAAACAGCAATTTTCATTAATGCCTCTCGCGGGAAAACAGTAGATGAAACTGCATTAATTCATGCATTAACAGAAAAGCAAATATTTGCAGCCGGTATCGACACATTTACACAAGAGCCTATCCAAAAAGATAATCCGCTCTTATCATTACAAAACGTTGTAACTTTACCGCACATCGGATCTGCAACATTAAAAACAAGACAACAAATGGCAATGACAGCTGCTGAAAATTTAGTTGCAGGATTACAAGGAAAAACACCACCTAATATTGTTCGTAGGTAA
- a CDS encoding RNA polymerase sigma factor: MEYEKVIIETSKSIYRYLLKIGVTPAEAEDIVQDTIHKALLSIPNIKITYIKTWLFQVAINRHRDLARRQKRIEEIPIESVQLIGSKGLDEPILRKELQVEIQSILGKMNPAYKHILLLKYDYELSYKEIATVLEMKEETVRISLYRARNEFKKLYRRFEDGQR; encoded by the coding sequence ATGGAGTATGAAAAGGTCATTATAGAAACATCAAAAAGTATTTATAGGTATTTGCTTAAAATTGGAGTAACACCAGCAGAAGCAGAGGATATCGTTCAAGATACGATACATAAAGCATTATTATCTATACCGAACATAAAAATTACTTATATAAAAACATGGTTATTTCAAGTTGCGATTAATAGGCACCGTGATTTAGCAAGAAGGCAAAAGCGTATTGAAGAGATCCCGATTGAATCTGTTCAATTAATTGGATCAAAAGGATTAGATGAACCGATTTTAAGAAAAGAGCTTCAAGTAGAAATACAAAGCATACTTGGAAAGATGAATCCAGCATATAAACATATTCTTTTATTAAAGTATGACTATGAACTCTCATATAAGGAAATAGCAACCGTATTAGAGATGAAAGAAGAGACAGTGCGTATTTCATTGTATAGGGCTCGCAATGAGTTTAAAAAGCTTTATAGGAGGTTTGAAGATGGGCAGAGATGA
- the yugI gene encoding S1 domain-containing post-transcriptional regulator GSP13: protein MSEQYTTGVVVTGKVTGIQDYGAFVALDAETQGLVHISEITNGYVKDIHDFLKVGDTVEVKVLSIDEEHRKMSLSLKAAKRKQGRILIPNPSKDGFNTLREKLTEWIEESELTK from the coding sequence ATGTCAGAACAATATACAACAGGAGTGGTTGTAACAGGGAAAGTGACTGGAATTCAAGATTACGGTGCATTTGTAGCGTTAGATGCAGAAACACAAGGACTTGTGCATATATCTGAAATTACAAATGGATATGTAAAGGATATTCATGACTTTTTGAAAGTCGGCGATACAGTAGAAGTAAAAGTACTTTCAATTGATGAAGAGCACAGAAAAATGAGTTTATCGTTAAAAGCGGCGAAAAGAAAACAAGGAAGGATTCTTATACCGAATCCATCTAAGGACGGATTTAATACGTTGCGAGAAAAGCTGACAGAATGGATTGAAGAGTCCGAGTTAACAAAGTAA
- a CDS encoding MgtC/SapB family protein has protein sequence MDYADLLIKLGLSAILGFAIGLERELKRKPLGLKTCLVISIISCLLTIVSIKAAYNLPHTDHMNMDPLRLAAQIVSGIGFLGAGVILRRGNDSIAGLTTAAMIWGASGIGIAVGAGFYIEAIFGMCFLMISVELIPLTMKFIGPRSFRQRDIAVKLVVRNMDNIPIVIEEIKEMDIKVKNMKLKTLENGSHYLHLKLSIDQKRHTADVYYALQHLESVQQTEVESM, from the coding sequence ATGGACTATGCCGACTTATTAATTAAACTAGGTCTTTCGGCTATTTTAGGATTCGCCATCGGTTTAGAGCGCGAATTAAAACGTAAACCACTTGGTTTAAAAACGTGTTTAGTTATTTCTATAATTAGTTGCCTCCTGACGATTGTTTCTATTAAAGCAGCTTACAACTTACCGCATACCGATCATATGAATATGGATCCACTTCGACTCGCTGCACAAATTGTATCAGGAATCGGTTTTTTAGGTGCCGGCGTTATTTTACGCAGAGGGAACGATAGCATTGCAGGACTAACGACCGCCGCCATGATTTGGGGTGCTTCTGGTATTGGTATTGCCGTTGGAGCCGGATTCTATATTGAAGCGATTTTTGGAATGTGTTTCCTTATGATTAGTGTAGAACTTATACCATTAACGATGAAATTCATCGGTCCTAGATCATTTCGTCAACGTGATATCGCAGTAAAACTTGTTGTACGAAATATGGACAATATCCCAATTGTAATTGAAGAAATAAAAGAAATGGATATAAAAGTTAAGAACATGAAGCTCAAAACATTGGAAAATGGTTCGCACTATTTACATTTGAAATTGTCTATCGATCAAAAAAGACATACTGCTGATGTTTATTATGCTCTTCAGCACCTTGAAAGTGTTCAACAAACTGAAGTAGAAAGTATGTAA
- the sodC gene encoding superoxide dismutase [Cu-Zn]: MKKRLFFSCCLLFLMAGCDQGKPKEIDVKLHNASGDEVGTAKVVQQTSGVKITIKAEGFTPGPHGLHVHEIGECKAPSFESSGNHFNPDNKKHGLLNPKGAENGDLPNVVADGSGKIKAEIDAPHITLEEGKTTIHRKDGASIIITENADDGMTQPVGKSGDRIACGVIVKKASDMKKK; the protein is encoded by the coding sequence ATGAAAAAACGGCTTTTTTTCAGTTGTTGTTTATTATTTCTAATGGCGGGTTGTGACCAAGGGAAGCCGAAAGAAATTGATGTGAAATTACATAATGCTTCAGGTGATGAAGTGGGGACTGCAAAAGTAGTTCAGCAAACAAGTGGAGTGAAAATTACGATCAAAGCGGAAGGGTTTACACCAGGGCCACACGGGCTACATGTACACGAAATCGGAGAGTGTAAGGCGCCTAGTTTCGAATCATCCGGGAATCATTTTAATCCAGATAATAAAAAACATGGGCTCCTCAATCCGAAAGGTGCGGAAAATGGTGATTTACCGAATGTAGTGGCAGATGGTTCTGGAAAGATTAAAGCAGAAATCGATGCACCGCATATAACGCTTGAAGAAGGAAAAACGACGATTCATAGAAAAGATGGGGCGTCTATTATTATTACAGAAAACGCTGATGATGGCATGACACAACCAGTAGGAAAATCTGGTGACCGAATTGCTTGTGGTGTTATTGTTAAAAAAGCGTCGGATATGAAGAAAAAGTAG
- a CDS encoding MalY/PatB family protein — protein sequence MQLFHKTVNRRGTHSTKWDTYKNEELLHSWIADMDFEVPKPIQTALQQRIEHPIFGYTIPPENIGDIICDWTKSQYGWDIKKEWIVFSAGIVPALSTSIQALTQEGEFVLVQPPIYPPFFEMVKTNNRQLCESPLFKQNGTYKIDFEHLETQFKQGVKLMLLCSPHNPIGRVWTKDELTKLGSLCTQYNVTVVADEIHADIIYKGHTHTPFASLSEELAACTITCMAPSKTFNIAGLQASTIIIPNENLRNAFMSIQHRQGFHGLNTFAYTAMQSAYTECNDWLNEIRLYVEDNAQFACEYIQNHIPALSVIKPEGSFLLWIDCSRLNLSQDARTALLEEKGKIIVEPGEKYGTGGEAHIRINIGCPRSVLEEILNRLHHTFS from the coding sequence ATGCAACTATTTCATAAAACGGTAAATCGGCGTGGTACACACAGCACAAAATGGGACACATATAAAAACGAAGAACTTCTCCATTCCTGGATTGCAGATATGGATTTTGAAGTACCAAAACCAATTCAAACTGCATTACAACAGCGTATAGAACATCCTATTTTCGGCTATACAATTCCTCCAGAAAATATTGGGGATATTATTTGCGATTGGACAAAAAGCCAATACGGTTGGGATATAAAAAAAGAGTGGATTGTATTTAGTGCAGGCATCGTTCCAGCTCTTAGTACGAGCATACAGGCATTAACGCAAGAAGGAGAATTTGTACTCGTACAACCTCCTATTTATCCACCATTTTTTGAAATGGTCAAAACAAATAATAGACAATTATGTGAGAGTCCCTTATTTAAACAAAATGGCACATATAAGATAGACTTCGAGCATCTAGAAACTCAATTTAAACAAGGTGTAAAACTAATGCTTCTCTGTAGCCCTCATAATCCTATTGGACGTGTTTGGACGAAAGATGAACTAACAAAACTCGGTTCGTTATGTACGCAGTATAATGTAACCGTTGTCGCCGATGAAATTCACGCCGATATTATTTATAAAGGCCATACTCATACACCGTTTGCTTCTTTATCTGAAGAATTAGCAGCATGCACTATTACTTGTATGGCTCCGAGCAAAACATTTAATATCGCAGGATTACAAGCATCTACCATTATTATTCCGAATGAAAATCTCCGTAATGCCTTTATGTCTATCCAACATAGACAAGGATTCCACGGATTAAATACATTTGCTTATACAGCAATGCAAAGCGCGTATACAGAATGTAATGATTGGCTAAATGAAATTCGATTGTACGTTGAAGATAATGCTCAATTTGCTTGTGAGTATATTCAAAATCACATACCAGCTCTTTCTGTAATTAAACCAGAAGGTAGTTTTTTACTGTGGATTGATTGTTCCCGCTTGAACCTTTCTCAAGATGCACGAACAGCATTACTTGAAGAGAAAGGTAAAATCATCGTTGAACCTGGTGAGAAATACGGGACAGGCGGGGAAGCCCATATCCGAATTAACATCGGCTGCCCACGATCTGTTTTAGAAGAGATTTTAAACAGACTACACCATACATTCTCATAA
- a CDS encoding aminotransferase, whose amino-acid sequence MKRFELSRSAESLKPSGIRKFFDLAANMKGVISLGVGEPDFVTPWNVRQACIRSLEQGYTSYTANAGLLELRQEIAKYLKKQFAVSYDPNDEIIVTVGASQALDVAMRAIINPDDEVLVIEPSFVSYAPLVSLAGGVPVPVATTLENEFKVQPEQIEAAITAKTKAILLCSPNNPTGAMLNKSELERLAVIVEKHNLIVLSDEIYAELVYDEVYTSFASIQNMREHTILISGFSKGFAMTGWRLGMIAAPVQFSELMLKIHQYSMMCAPTMSQFAALEALRGGNDEVIRMRDSYKKRRNFMATSFNEMGLTCHVPGGAFYVFPSIASTGISSAEFAEQLLLEEQVAVVPGSVFGESGEGFIRCSYATSLEQLMEAMKRMERFIENKKRTKHNTFCP is encoded by the coding sequence ATGAAGCGATTTGAACTATCCAGATCAGCAGAATCTTTAAAACCATCTGGTATTCGGAAATTTTTCGATTTAGCAGCAAATATGAAAGGTGTTATTTCTCTCGGGGTAGGAGAGCCGGATTTTGTTACACCTTGGAATGTAAGGCAAGCATGTATTCGTTCTTTGGAACAAGGGTATACGTCATATACAGCAAATGCAGGATTATTGGAGCTCCGTCAAGAAATAGCAAAGTATCTAAAAAAACAATTTGCAGTATCTTATGATCCAAACGATGAAATCATTGTTACGGTTGGAGCAAGCCAGGCGTTAGATGTAGCGATGCGCGCCATTATAAATCCTGATGATGAAGTGCTCGTTATTGAACCGAGCTTCGTTTCTTATGCACCGCTTGTATCATTAGCTGGAGGAGTTCCAGTTCCTGTAGCGACTACTTTAGAAAACGAGTTTAAAGTACAACCAGAACAAATTGAAGCGGCTATTACAGCGAAAACAAAGGCAATATTACTTTGCTCCCCCAATAACCCAACAGGTGCAATGTTAAACAAATCTGAATTAGAAAGGCTAGCAGTTATTGTTGAGAAGCACAATTTAATCGTATTATCTGATGAAATTTATGCAGAGCTTGTATATGACGAAGTGTATACAAGTTTCGCGAGCATTCAAAACATGCGTGAACATACGATTTTAATTTCAGGATTTTCAAAAGGATTTGCGATGACAGGATGGCGTCTTGGGATGATTGCAGCCCCTGTACAATTTTCAGAATTAATGCTCAAAATCCACCAATATTCAATGATGTGTGCACCAACGATGTCTCAATTTGCAGCACTTGAAGCATTACGTGGGGGAAATGATGAAGTAATTCGAATGAGAGATAGCTATAAGAAACGCCGTAACTTTATGGCGACATCTTTCAATGAAATGGGCTTAACATGTCATGTACCAGGCGGGGCATTTTATGTTTTCCCTTCTATAGCTTCAACCGGAATATCTTCAGCAGAATTTGCAGAACAATTATTATTAGAAGAACAAGTGGCTGTTGTTCCTGGAAGTGTGTTTGGTGAGAGTGGTGAAGGATTCATTCGTTGTTCATATGCAACATCGCTTGAGCAACTTATGGAAGCGATGAAGAGAATGGAACGGTTCATAGAGAATAAAAAAAGGACAAAACATAATACGTTTTGTCCATAA
- a CDS encoding glucose-6-phosphate isomerase, which translates to MSTHVTFDYSKALSFISENELTYLRDAVKVTHHAIHEKTGAGNDFLGWVDLPLQYDKEEFARIQKCAEKIKNDSDILLVVGIGGSYLGARAAIEMLNHSFYNTLSKEQRKTPQVLFVGQNISSTYMKDLMDVLEGKDFSINVISKSGTTTEPAIAFRIFRKLLEEKYGKEEARKRIYATTDKARGALKTLADNEGYETFVIPDDVGGRFSVLTPVGLLPIAASGLNIEEMMKGAAAGQDDFGTSELEENPAYQYAVVRNALYNKGKTIEMLVNYEPALHYFSEWWKQLFGESEGKDQKGIFPSSANFSTDLHSLGQYIQEGRRDLFETVLKVGKSTHELKIELDDNDLDGLNYLAGETIDFVNTKAYEGTLLAHSDGGVPNLIVNIPELNEYTFGYLVYFFEKACAMSGYLLGVNPFDQPGVEAYKKNMFALLGKPGFEELKAELEERLK; encoded by the coding sequence ATGAGTACACATGTAACGTTCGACTATTCTAAAGCGTTATCCTTCATCAGTGAAAATGAACTAACTTATTTGCGTGATGCAGTGAAAGTAACACATCATGCAATCCACGAAAAAACTGGAGCTGGGAACGATTTCCTTGGGTGGGTAGACCTTCCGCTTCAATATGACAAAGAAGAATTTGCTCGCATTCAAAAATGCGCAGAAAAAATTAAAAATGACTCTGACATTTTACTTGTTGTAGGTATCGGTGGTTCTTACCTAGGAGCACGTGCAGCAATCGAAATGTTAAACCATTCTTTCTACAACACGCTATCTAAAGAACAACGTAAAACTCCACAAGTGCTATTTGTTGGACAAAACATTAGCTCCACTTACATGAAAGATTTAATGGATGTATTAGAAGGTAAAGACTTCTCTATTAACGTTATTTCCAAATCAGGTACAACAACAGAGCCTGCAATCGCATTCCGTATTTTCCGTAAGTTATTAGAAGAGAAATATGGAAAAGAAGAAGCTCGCAAGCGTATTTATGCAACTACAGATAAAGCACGTGGCGCATTAAAAACATTAGCTGATAACGAAGGTTACGAAACATTCGTAATTCCAGATGATGTTGGCGGCCGCTTCTCTGTATTAACGCCAGTTGGTTTATTACCAATCGCGGCAAGTGGCTTAAATATTGAAGAGATGATGAAAGGTGCAGCTGCTGGTCAGGATGACTTCGGGACATCAGAACTGGAAGAAAACCCAGCTTACCAATACGCAGTAGTTCGTAATGCCCTATACAATAAAGGGAAAACAATTGAAATGCTTGTTAACTATGAGCCAGCACTTCACTACTTCTCTGAGTGGTGGAAACAGTTATTTGGTGAAAGTGAAGGAAAAGATCAAAAAGGTATTTTCCCATCTTCAGCAAACTTCTCAACTGATTTACACTCATTAGGTCAATACATTCAAGAAGGTCGCCGTGATCTATTCGAAACAGTTCTTAAAGTAGGTAAATCTACACACGAACTAAAAATCGAATTAGATGACAACGATTTAGATGGATTAAACTATCTTGCTGGTGAAACGATAGACTTCGTAAACACAAAAGCGTACGAAGGTACATTACTTGCACATAGCGATGGCGGAGTACCAAACTTAATCGTAAACATCCCTGAATTAAATGAGTACACATTCGGTTACCTTGTATACTTCTTCGAAAAAGCATGTGCGATGAGCGGCTATCTATTAGGCGTAAATCCATTTGACCAACCAGGAGTAGAAGCATACAAGAAAAACATGTTTGCTTTACTTGGTAAACCAGGATTTGAAGAATTAAAAGCAGAATTAGAAGAGCGTTTAAAATAA